A portion of the Caenorhabditis elegans chromosome III genome contains these proteins:
- the F54H12.7 gene encoding ADP-ribosylation factor-like protein 6-interacting protein 4 (Confirmed by transcript evidence), whose amino-acid sequence MAEKKESSASSKKSESSGNSSSGREDLEGSGNTGVVIKPRKSKKKQKKVPKVSPASRKEDIPGCATVEKVSIRSGSEISQSEWLDNLVPGTLAKPQSRWESITGFIDNYKYPIISSVVLAGVLTYFIVKKGKAGAKCPFTGKKAN is encoded by the exons atggctgaaaaaaaggaaTCATCAGCTTCATCGAAGAAAAGTGAGAGCAGTGGAAATTCGAGTAGTGGAAGAGAAGATTTGGAAGGATCAGGCAATACTGGAGTTGTCATCAAACCGAGAAAGtcgaagaagaagcagaaaaaG GTTCCGAAAGTATCACCTGCATCACGAAAAGAAGACATTCCTGGATGTGCAACAGTCGAGAAAGTATCCATCAGATCAGGAAGCGAGATTTCTCAATCGGAATGGCTTGACAATCTGGTTCCAGGAACTTTAGCCAAGCCACAATCTCGATGGGAATCAATTACTGGATTTATTGATAACTACAAATATCCGATTATTTCCAGTGTTGTACTTGCTGGTGttttaacttattttattgttaaaaAGGGAAAAGCTGGAGCAAAATGCCCATTCACTGGAAAGAAAGCTAATTGA
- the F54H12.2 gene encoding uncharacterized protein (Partially confirmed by transcript evidence) — protein sequence MPGTQTCIQNSRWTVVNLKNAFQAEGPWEFVLGNNSRSYLNLKRTYLVYTFNITDQNGAIVNIPNPITKDSLVYAPINNIAHSIVKNFSLHINSQLAYHNSSNYAYKAYFENALMYGKEIKNSTLTAAGYFHEDEIGTPTSKGFLNRCGTGTTQVAANISLDLMNQPRVLLNSCNVKLTAYPNNSEFLIEAYNHGQQKFKFNVTDVYALVNEFDLTDGLSNELEAAIIEHKMIQYPMISSQVRSFYIDGGRFDAPANTLFTSKMPRRLFLGLVSSEAYNGSFGTTPFNFKPYGVTDVHIDYCGQTIPGRPMNLDFENNKFVEAYVQLQETLGHTRNNFSCNSIDIGMFRSKGYTIFGFELSPVAQDNNLFELVRQTNVSVRLNFKKETPPGGLYCVVYAEFDQIFSLDFMRNPIVDSIV from the coding sequence ATGCCTGGTACTCAAACCTGTATTCAAAACTCTCGTTGGACTGttgtaaacttaaaaaatgcgTTTCAAGCCGAAGGTCCTTGGGAGTTTGTACTGGGCAACAATTCAAGATCTTACCTTAACCTCAAGCGAACCTATCTAGTCTATACCTTTAATATTACTGATCAAAATGGAGCTATTGTGAATATACCTAATCCCATCACTAAAGATAGCTTGGTTTACGCCCCAATCAACAATATAGCTCACTCTattgtgaaaaacttttctctTCACATCAACTCCCAACTGGCTTATCATAACTCTTCAAATTATGCTTACAAGGCATATTTCGAAAATGCACTAATGTAtggaaaagaaattaaaaactctACTCTCACTGCAGCAGGATATTTCCACGAAGATGAAATTGGCACTCCGACAAGTAAGGGATTCCTTAATCGTTGTGGTACCGGAACAACGCAAGTTGCCGCGAACATTTCTCTCGATTTGATGAACCAACCACGGGTTTTGCTAAATTCGTGTAATGTGAAACTGACGGCATACCCAAACAAtagtgaatttttgattgaggCTTACAATCATGGTcaacaaaagttcaaattcaacGTCACTGATGTTTATGCTCTTGTCAATGAGTTTGATCTAACCGATGGATTGTCAAACGAGTTGGAGGCTGCAATCATTGAACACAAGATGATTCAGTACCCAATGATTTCCTCTCAAGTTCGCAGCTTTTACATTGATGGAGGGCGGTTTGACGCTCCTGCAAATACTCTATTTACAAGTAAAATGCCGAGAAGACTCTTTCTGGGTCTAGTTTCAAGCGAAGCTTATAACGGATCGTTCGGAACAACACCGTTCAATTTCAAACCGTACGGAGTAACAGACGTCCACATTGATTATTGTGGGCAAACAATCCCAGGACGTCCAATGAACcttgattttgaaaacaacaaatttgtGGAAGCCTACGTTCAACTTCAGGAAACACTTGGTCACACTAGAAACAACTTTAGCTGCAATTCGATCGACATTGGAATGTTTAGATCCAAAGGATATACGATTTTTGGATTCGAGTTGAGCCCTGTGGCTCAGGATAATAATCTGTTCGAACTAGTTCGTCAAACAAACGTTAGCGTACgcctcaatttcaaaaaggaaacTCCACCAGGAGGTCTCTATTGTGTCGTCTACGCCGAATTTGATCAAATATTTTCCCTAGACTTTATGCGTAACCCTATTGTTGATAGTATTGTTTAA
- the clp-1 gene encoding Calpain clp-1 (Confirmed by transcript evidence), translated as MADDEEEIIQKVEVKPDEFNGLIGSIAGNLIRDKVGGAGGDILGGLASNFFGGGGGGGGGGGGGGFGGGNGGFGGGIFIFKIVRQKFPKNSSSFFCVRKHLDSLKTSPCGLDQ; from the exons ATGGCTGACGATGAGgaagaaattattcaaaaagtcgAAGTGAAGCCGGATGAATTCAATGGATTAATTGGATCAATTGCTGGTAACCTGATTAGAGATAAG GTCGGTGGCGCCGGTGGTGATATCCTTGGAGGCCTTGCCAGTAACTTCTTCGGAGGTGGAGGCGGCGGAGGAGGCGGCGGCGGAGGCGGAGGTTTCGGTGGTGGAAATGGAGGATTCGGTGGaggtatttttattttcaaaattgtcagacaaaaattccctaaaaattcaagttcctttttttgtgttaGAAAACATTTAGATTCACTCAAAACATCACCGTGTGGCTTAGATCAGTGA
- the F54H12.8 gene encoding Envelope glycoprotein B (Confirmed by transcript evidence), producing the protein MFSKQFSCFLLSIFFVTVCVVDLKKHAPTSPNNSKDPAKRFIGFNSSGASPTTPETTISSSDSTNESSSITSSTDSSTNSMLPETSTIDPGSQSSSYSGNSLTASSTTSDPSIPNPTRKRITRQPNYPPWQPHQPSNPNPPPFSMNVPDFHCFIDEKMRAEVEIFHVIGVRNFDARFMISTPPTQFRFSFFEKHGTPSAVYSHSDITTNSPDPTTISSDSTTSSDNFAAFDWNFFTKSTAAPETNYTTPMNIPISKQATLAWDQSQQRFYFVVPDNAFRIYTIDHSFYSASMTTDGATFPFSSVPKKADASKKMTSPYTCHYNVKNQNVVCVSINEQLVTVGIYSRPLRYLENRFSLPNYLSFDKFFSYADSKGNDFILIHHKAQWIYRINYQLYLNNHNMFFKVFHLRTPDGKLQFDNFEHADEYGLVTRYSNSDGRYRYYYSLFSEMSGLTTYCVHDQYIDGRLMILGRQRIVPVKSFTDELRQMINIEKGEDTDIPTMLRLLFYCSLLYLFIFVTVQMIPAREISIMKDLHHIGREIKRYSPVIESVMTKVHAFLEASKRQANKKVE; encoded by the exons atgTTTTCAAAgcagttttcttgttttttgttatcAATCTTCTTTGTGACCGTGTGCGTTGTGGATTTGAAG aaacatGCACCAACTTCTCCGAATAACTCCAAAGATCCTGCAAAAAGATTCATTGGATTCAATTCATCAGGAGCTTCTCCAACTACTCCAGAAACTACCATAAGCTCGTCTGACTCTACAAATGAATCCTCATCGATCACTTCTTCGACAGATTCTTCTACAAATTCGATGCTGCCTGAAACATCAACAATTGATCCAGGATCACAATCGTCTAGCTATTCTGGAAATTCTTTGACTGCATCATCTACAACAAGTGACCCATCAATTCCAAACCCAACACGTAAACGAATCACAAGACAACCAAATTATCCTCCATGGCAACCTCATCAACCATCAAATCCTAATCCTCCTCCATTTTCGATGAATGTTCCAGACTTTCATTGTTTTATTGATGAGAAGATGAGAGCAGAAGTTGAA atattcCATGTAATTGGCGTTCGAAATTTTGATGCTCGGTTTATGATATCTACACCACCTACCCAATtccgtttttcatttttcgaaaaacacgGGACACCATCAGCAGTATATTCTCACTCTGATATTACTACAAATTCACCTGATCCTACAACAATTTCAAGTGATTCAACAACTTCTTCTGACAACTTTGCGGCTTTTGATTGGAATTTCTTCACAAAATCTACAGCAGCTCCAGAAACAAATTACACCACGCCTATGAATATT CCTATCTCAAAACAAGCAACTCTCGCCTGGGATCAATCGCAAcaacgtttttattttgtcgTTCCTGACAACGCTTTCCGGATTTACAC AATTGATCACAGCTTCTACTCAGCCAGTATGACTACAGATGGCGCCACTTTCCCGTTTAGTAGCGTACCAAAAAAGGCAGACGCTTCGAAAAAAATGACGTCGCCCTACACGTGCCATTATAACGTAAAGAAT caaaatgtTGTGTGCGTTTCAATCAATGAGCAACTTGTTACTGTGGGAATTTACAGTAGACCACTAAGATACTT agaaaatcgattttcgctGCCAAATTATCTGAGTTTTGACAAGTTCTTCTCTTATGCGGATTCAAAAGGAAATGATTTTATTCTAATTCATCATAAGGCTCAATGGATTTATCGAATCAATTATCAATTGTATTTGAACAATCATaacatgtttttcaaagtttttcatcTGAGAACT CCTGATGGTAAACTGCAATTTGATAACTTTGAGCACGCTGATGAGTATGGACTTGTCACAAGATATTCAAATTCTGATGGTCGCTATCGGTATTATTATTCGCTGTTCAGTGAg atgTCCGGTTTGACAACTTATTGTGTTCATGATCAGTATATTGATGGACGTTTGATGATTTTGGGAAGACAGCGCATTGTGCCAGTCAAAAGTTTTA CTGATGAACTCCGTCAAATGATTAATATCGAGAAAGGGGAGGATACTGATATTCCAACAATgcttcgtcttcttttttattgctCATTGCtctatttattcattttcgtGACAGTACAAATGATTCCAGCTCGAGAGATAAGTATTATGAAGGATTTG catcaCATTGGTCGTGAAATTAAAAGATACTCTCCAGTAATTGAGTCGGTTATGACAAAAGTTCATGCATTTTTGGAGGCATCGAAACGGCAGGCAAACAAGAAagttgaataa
- the eef-1B.1 gene encoding putative elongation factor 1-beta/1-delta 1 (Confirmed by transcript evidence), translating to MVADVKSPAGLAAFNTTLAEQAFATGFVLSGEDAQLFAALGSAPNASTYPNVARWYANVASYTDAERKTWASAGGSAPAAAAADGDDFDLFGSDDEEEDAEKAKIVEERLAAYAEKKAKKAGPIAKSSVILDVKPWDDETDLGEMEKLVRSIEMDGLVWGGAKLIPIGYGIKKLQIITVIEDLKVSVDDLIEKITGDFEDHVQSVDIVAFNKI from the exons ATGGTTGCCGACGTCAAGAGCCCAGCTGGACTTGCTGCTTTCAACACTACTCTCGCCGAGCAGGCTTTTGCCACTGG ctTCGTCTTGTCTGGAGAGGACGCCCAACTTTTCGCCGCTCTCGGATCCGCCCCAAACGCCTCCACCTATCCAAATGTTGCCCGTTGGTACGCTAATGTAGCTTCTTACACTGATGCTGAGCGCAAGACCTGGGCTTCCGCCGGAGGATCAGCTCCAGCTGCCGCTGCTGCTGATGGAGATGACTTCGATCTTTTCGGATCCGACGATGAGGAGGAAGATGCCGAGAAGGCAAAGATCGTTGAGGAGCGTCTCGCCGCTTACGCCGAGAAGAAGGCCAAGAAGGCTGGACCAATTGCTAAATCTTCAGTCATTCTTGATGTAAAGCCATGGGACGATGAGACCGACCTCGGAGAGATGGAGAAGCTCGTTCGTTCTATCGAGATGGACGGACTTGTCTGGGGAGGAGCTAAGCTTATCCCAATTGGATACG GAATCAAGAAGCTCCAGATCATCACTGTTATCGAGGATCTCAAGGTTTCGGTTGATGACCTCATCGAGAAGATCACCGGAGACTTCGAGGATCACGTCCAATCCGTCGACATTGTCGCCTTCAACAAGATCTAG
- the F54H12.5 gene encoding uncharacterized protein (Confirmed by transcript evidence) has protein sequence MLFISRSLLPILYFQLFKKMSPFRLLSLPTLALKNVLLHIDFIDLLELSLASKKCEIYMKTCCLKIDSLHFHFRRIQLNSKSKSLEFDFNSVVDISACSRKVKGSRYDAWTKNYDESRIICIPTNFDEDIIAVFQHFWDLFQIKNLHYDVVGFTGVFLNNTMARLPSKLKSLEFGDYLSGNQDNIDTILNYYDISDNLKVFDEVSKIHEKMKKVNNLSLICLPSIPIEELIQLDCETIKLYWKENSAINAVRSLISNWKGNKTRLEHLEILASEDWNFDLVLEGMNAKPWNPRRRPSNYQKEDLNIDCTSYMDIEGDCQIASIGIRENRYLDFIVWF, from the exons ATGCTGTTCATCTCGAGATCTCTTCTCCCCATTTTGTATTTccagttattcaaaaaaatgtcaccTTTTCGTTTATTATCACTTCCTACACTTGCTTTGAAGAATGTACTTCTTCATATAGACTTTATTGATTT GTTGGAACTATCACTTGcttcgaaaaaatgtgaaatttacATGAAAACTTGCtgcttaaaaattgattccttgcattttcattttcgacgTATTCAACTAAACTCAAAATCCAAATCATTAGAGTTTGATTTCAATTCTGTTGTCGATATTTCTGCGTGTTCACGAAAAGTCAAGGGCAGCCGATATGACGCATG gaCAAAAAATTACGATGAAAGTCGAATAATTTGTATTCCAACAAACTTCGATGAAGACATCATTGCcgtatttcaacatttttgggatttatttcaaatcaaaaatctccACTATGATGTGGTGGGATTCACTGGAGTATTCCTAAATAACACCATGGCAAGACTCCCGagtaaattgaaaagtttggaatttgGAGATTATTTATCTGGAAATCAGGACAATATCGACACTATCTTGAATTATTACGACATCAGTGATAATCTCAAAGTTTTTGacgaagtttcaaaaatacatgAAAAG atgaaaaaagtgaacaatCTCTCATTAATCTGTTTACCAAGCATTCCAATTGAAGAATTGATTCAACTTGACtgtgaaacaataaaattatattggaAAGAGAATTCAGCTATTAACGCTGTAAGATCATTAATTAGCAACTGGAAGGGTAATAAAACTCGTCTGGAACATCTGGAAATATTGGCTTCTGAAGACTGGAACTTTGATTTGGTTCTAGAAGGAATGAATGCAAAACCATGGAATCCCAGAAGAAGACCATCCAATTATCAAAAAGAAGATTTAAACATTGACTGTACCAGTTATATGGACATAGAGGGAGATTGCCAAATTGCATCTATTGGAATAAGAGAAAACAGATATTTGGACTTCATTGTATGGTTTTAA
- the C06G4.4 gene encoding uncharacterized protein (Partially confirmed by transcript evidence): MSEAPKRSEKSADYKKAVAKQRRIKKLRKMKIKDRAGDVVVSDISDVEVVGNGDEESQDDWLNDLLKSDGDGGKAGPVDPSHPMETTTTDHSSQNTLASKICAFTYDNSALLGVGIVTVALSIFARLRK; encoded by the exons ATGTCAGAAGCACCGAAGAGAAGCGAAAAATCTGCTGATTATAAAAAAGCGGTGGCAAAACAGCGACGCATTAAGAAACTTCGCAAAATGAAGATTAAAGATAGAGCTGGTGACGTGGTTGTCAGTGATATTTCTGACGTTGAAGTTGTTGGAAATGGTGATGAAGAATCACAGGATGATTGGTTGAATGATCTTCTGAAGAGTGATGGTGATGGTGGAAAAGCCGGACCGGTTGATCCTTCGCATCCAATGGAAACCACAACAACTGATCATTCTTCACAAAACACTCTGGCATCAAAGATCTGTGCATTCACTTATGATAACTCG GCTCTTCTTGGCGTTGGAATCGTCACGGTGGCCCTCAGTATCTTCGCCCGTCTTCGTAAATGA
- the aco-2 gene encoding putative aconitate hydratase, mitochondrial (Confirmed by transcript evidence) — MNSLLRLSHLAGPAHYRALHSSSSIWSKVAISKFEPKSYLPYEKLSQTVKIVKDRLKRPLTLSEKILYGHLDQPKTQDIERGVSYLRLRPDRVAMQDATAQMAMLQFISSGLPKTAVPSTIHCDHLIEAQKGGAQDLARAKDLNKEVFNFLATAGSKYGVGFWKPGSGIIHQIILENYAFPGLLLIGTDSHTPNGGGLGGLCIGVGGADAVDVMADIPWELKCPKVIGIKLTGKLNGWTSAKDVILKVADILTVKGGTGAIVEYFGPGVDSISATGMGTICNMGAEIGATTSVFPYNESMYKYLEATGRKEIAEEARKYKDLLTADDGANYDQIIEINLDTLTPHVNGPFTPDLASSIDKLGENAKKNGWPLDVKVSLIGSCTNSSYEDMTRAASIAKQALDKGLKAKTIFTITPGSEQVRATIERDGLSKIFADFGGMVLANACGPCIGQWDRQDVKKGEKNTIVTSYNRNFTGRNDANPATHGFVTSPDITTAMAISGRLDFNPLTDELTAADGSKFKLQAPTGLDLPPKGYDPGEDTFQAPSGSGQVDVSPSSDRLQLLSPFDKWDGKDLEDMKILIKVTGKCTTDHISAAGPWLKYRGHLDNISNNLFLTAINADNGEMNKVKNQVTGEYGAVPATARKYKADGVRWVAIGDENYGEGSSREHAALEPRHLGGRAIIVKSFARIHETNLKKQGMLPLTFANPADYDKIDPSDNVSIVGLSSFAPGKPLTAIFKKTNGSKVEVTLNHTFNEQQIEWFKAGSALNRMKEVFAKSK; from the exons ATGAATTCTCTTCTTCGGTTGAGCCACTTGGCTGGACCTGCACATTATCGCGCACTTCACTCCTCTTCGTCCATCTGG AGCAAAGTTGCAATCAGTAAATTCGAGCCGAAGTCGTACCTCCCGTACGAGAAACTATCTCAGACTGTGAAGATTGTGAAAGACAG ATTGAAACGTCCATTGACGCTTTCCGAAAAGATTCTCTATGGACATTTGGATCAACCAAAAACTCAAGATATTGAGAGAGGAGTTTCATACCTTCGTCTTCGTCCAGATCGTGTTGCTATGCAAGATGCTACCGCTCAAATGGCTATGCTCCAATTCATCAGCTCCGGACTTCCAAAGACAGCTGTTCCATCAACTATTCATTGCGATCATTTGATTGAAGCTCAAAAGGGTGGAGCCCAAGATTTGGCCCGTGCTAAG GACCTCAACAAAGAAGTCTTCAACTTCCTTGCTACTGCTGGAAGCAAATATGGAGTTGGATTCTGGAAGCCAGGATCTGGAATTATCCATCAAATCATTCTTGAGAACTACGCTTTCCCAGGACTTCTTCTCATCGGAACTGATTCTCACACACCTAACGGAGGAGGACTTGGAGGACTTTGTATTGGAGTTGGTGGAGCCGATGCTGTAGATGTTATGGCTGATATTCCATGGGAGCTCAAGTGCCCGAAGGTCATTGGAATCAAACTCACTGGAAAGCTCAACGGATGGACTTCTGCCAAGGACGTTATCTTGAAGGTTGCTGATATCCTCACTGTCAAAGGAGGAACTGGAGCTATTGTTGAGTATTTCGGCCCAGGAGTGGATTCTATTTCTGCAACTGGAATGGGAACCATCTGCAACATGGGAGCCGAAATCGGAGCTACGACATCTGTCTTCCCATACAACGAGAGCATGTACAAGTATCTGGAAGCTACTGGACGTAAAGAAATCGCCGAAGAAGCCAGAAAGTACAAAGATCTCCTCACTGCTGACGATGGAGCTAACTATGATCAAATCATCGAGATCAACCTCGACACTCTTACTCCACATGTCAACGGACCATTCACTCCAGATCTTGCCTCTTCCATCGACAAACTTGGAGAAAACGCCAAGAAGAACGGATGGCCACTCGATGTAAAGGTCTCACTTATCGGATCATGCACCAACTCTTCATACGAAGACATGACCCGTGCTGCTTCCATTGCCAAACAAGCTCTTGATAAGGGACTCAAGGCTAAGACCATTTTCACCATCACCCCAGGATCCGAGCAAGTCCGTGCCACTATTGAAAGAGACGGACTCTCCAAGATTTTCGCTGATTTCGGAGGAATGGTTCTCGCAAATGCCTGTGGACCATGTATTGGACAATGGGATCGTCAGGATGTGAAGAAGggagaaaaaaacacaattgtCACATCATACAACCGTAACTTCACCGGAAGAAATGATGCGAACCCAGCCACTCACGGTTTCGTTACTTCTCCAGATATCACAACTGCTATGGCCATCTCCGGACGTCTTGACTTCAATCCACTTACTGATGAGCTCACCGCCGCTGATG GAAGCAAATTCAAACTCCAGGCTCCAACTGGACTCGACCTTCCACCAAAGGGTTACGATCCAGGAGAGGACACATTCCAAGCCCCATCTGGAAGCGGACAGGTTGATGTATCTCCATCTTCTGATCGTCTTCAACTTTTGTCTCCATTCGACAAGTGGGATGGAAAGGACCTCGAAGATATGAAGATCCTCATCAAGGTTACCGGAAAATGTACTACTGATCACATTTCTGCTGCTGGACCATGGCTCAAATATCGTGGACATTTGGACAACATTTCGAATAATCTTTTCCTTACGGCTATCAATGCTGACAACGGAGAGATGAACAAGGTCAAGAACCAAGTTACTGGAGAATATGGAGCCGTTCCAGCCACTGCCCGCAAATACAAGGCTGATGGAGTTAGATGGGTTGCTATCGGAGACGAGAACTACGGAGAGGGTTCATCTCGCGAACATGCTGCTCTTGAGCCACGTCATCTTGGAGGAAGAGCTATCATCGTGAAATCCTTCGCCCGTATTCACG agacgaACTTGAAGAAACAAGGAATGCTCCCACTCACATTTGCCAACCCAGCTGACTACGACAAAATCGATCCATCAGACAATGTTTCTATCGTCGGACTCTCCAGTTTTGCTCCAGGAAAGCCACTTACGGCTATTTTCAAGAAGACCAATGGATCAAAGGTGGAAGTGACCTTGAATCACACCTTCAACGAGCAACAAATCGAGTGGTTCAAGGCCGGATCTGCCCTCAACAGAATGAAGGAAGTATTCGCAAAGAgcaaataa
- the aco-2 gene encoding putative aconitate hydratase, mitochondrial (Confirmed by transcript evidence), with protein MQDATAQMAMLQFISSGLPKTAVPSTIHCDHLIEAQKGGAQDLARAKDLNKEVFNFLATAGSKYGVGFWKPGSGIIHQIILENYAFPGLLLIGTDSHTPNGGGLGGLCIGVGGADAVDVMADIPWELKCPKVIGIKLTGKLNGWTSAKDVILKVADILTVKGGTGAIVEYFGPGVDSISATGMGTICNMGAEIGATTSVFPYNESMYKYLEATGRKEIAEEARKYKDLLTADDGANYDQIIEINLDTLTPHVNGPFTPDLASSIDKLGENAKKNGWPLDVKVSLIGSCTNSSYEDMTRAASIAKQALDKGLKAKTIFTITPGSEQVRATIERDGLSKIFADFGGMVLANACGPCIGQWDRQDVKKGEKNTIVTSYNRNFTGRNDANPATHGFVTSPDITTAMAISGRLDFNPLTDELTAADGSKFKLQAPTGLDLPPKGYDPGEDTFQAPSGSGQVDVSPSSDRLQLLSPFDKWDGKDLEDMKILIKVTGKCTTDHISAAGPWLKYRGHLDNISNNLFLTAINADNGEMNKVKNQVTGEYGAVPATARKYKADGVRWVAIGDENYGEGSSREHAALEPRHLGGRAIIVKSFARIHETNLKKQGMLPLTFANPADYDKIDPSDNVSIVGLSSFAPGKPLTAIFKKTNGSKVEVTLNHTFNEQQIEWFKAGSALNRMKEVFAKSK; from the exons ATGCAAGATGCTACCGCTCAAATGGCTATGCTCCAATTCATCAGCTCCGGACTTCCAAAGACAGCTGTTCCATCAACTATTCATTGCGATCATTTGATTGAAGCTCAAAAGGGTGGAGCCCAAGATTTGGCCCGTGCTAAG GACCTCAACAAAGAAGTCTTCAACTTCCTTGCTACTGCTGGAAGCAAATATGGAGTTGGATTCTGGAAGCCAGGATCTGGAATTATCCATCAAATCATTCTTGAGAACTACGCTTTCCCAGGACTTCTTCTCATCGGAACTGATTCTCACACACCTAACGGAGGAGGACTTGGAGGACTTTGTATTGGAGTTGGTGGAGCCGATGCTGTAGATGTTATGGCTGATATTCCATGGGAGCTCAAGTGCCCGAAGGTCATTGGAATCAAACTCACTGGAAAGCTCAACGGATGGACTTCTGCCAAGGACGTTATCTTGAAGGTTGCTGATATCCTCACTGTCAAAGGAGGAACTGGAGCTATTGTTGAGTATTTCGGCCCAGGAGTGGATTCTATTTCTGCAACTGGAATGGGAACCATCTGCAACATGGGAGCCGAAATCGGAGCTACGACATCTGTCTTCCCATACAACGAGAGCATGTACAAGTATCTGGAAGCTACTGGACGTAAAGAAATCGCCGAAGAAGCCAGAAAGTACAAAGATCTCCTCACTGCTGACGATGGAGCTAACTATGATCAAATCATCGAGATCAACCTCGACACTCTTACTCCACATGTCAACGGACCATTCACTCCAGATCTTGCCTCTTCCATCGACAAACTTGGAGAAAACGCCAAGAAGAACGGATGGCCACTCGATGTAAAGGTCTCACTTATCGGATCATGCACCAACTCTTCATACGAAGACATGACCCGTGCTGCTTCCATTGCCAAACAAGCTCTTGATAAGGGACTCAAGGCTAAGACCATTTTCACCATCACCCCAGGATCCGAGCAAGTCCGTGCCACTATTGAAAGAGACGGACTCTCCAAGATTTTCGCTGATTTCGGAGGAATGGTTCTCGCAAATGCCTGTGGACCATGTATTGGACAATGGGATCGTCAGGATGTGAAGAAGggagaaaaaaacacaattgtCACATCATACAACCGTAACTTCACCGGAAGAAATGATGCGAACCCAGCCACTCACGGTTTCGTTACTTCTCCAGATATCACAACTGCTATGGCCATCTCCGGACGTCTTGACTTCAATCCACTTACTGATGAGCTCACCGCCGCTGATG GAAGCAAATTCAAACTCCAGGCTCCAACTGGACTCGACCTTCCACCAAAGGGTTACGATCCAGGAGAGGACACATTCCAAGCCCCATCTGGAAGCGGACAGGTTGATGTATCTCCATCTTCTGATCGTCTTCAACTTTTGTCTCCATTCGACAAGTGGGATGGAAAGGACCTCGAAGATATGAAGATCCTCATCAAGGTTACCGGAAAATGTACTACTGATCACATTTCTGCTGCTGGACCATGGCTCAAATATCGTGGACATTTGGACAACATTTCGAATAATCTTTTCCTTACGGCTATCAATGCTGACAACGGAGAGATGAACAAGGTCAAGAACCAAGTTACTGGAGAATATGGAGCCGTTCCAGCCACTGCCCGCAAATACAAGGCTGATGGAGTTAGATGGGTTGCTATCGGAGACGAGAACTACGGAGAGGGTTCATCTCGCGAACATGCTGCTCTTGAGCCACGTCATCTTGGAGGAAGAGCTATCATCGTGAAATCCTTCGCCCGTATTCACG agacgaACTTGAAGAAACAAGGAATGCTCCCACTCACATTTGCCAACCCAGCTGACTACGACAAAATCGATCCATCAGACAATGTTTCTATCGTCGGACTCTCCAGTTTTGCTCCAGGAAAGCCACTTACGGCTATTTTCAAGAAGACCAATGGATCAAAGGTGGAAGTGACCTTGAATCACACCTTCAACGAGCAACAAATCGAGTGGTTCAAGGCCGGATCTGCCCTCAACAGAATGAAGGAAGTATTCGCAAAGAgcaaataa